The Niastella koreensis GR20-10 genome includes a window with the following:
- a CDS encoding organic hydroperoxide resistance protein, whose amino-acid sequence METLAFTATQIEKVYYTGKTHTTGGRENGAAKSSDGNLTVKLTTPGKGDGTNPEQLFAAGWSACFIGAMGIAANKMRIQLPADTAIDAEVDLGTGSGGFLLQARLNVSLPGLDAEVAQQLIETAHATCPYSKATRGNINVTINLI is encoded by the coding sequence ATGGAAACTTTAGCATTCACCGCAACACAAATAGAGAAAGTATATTATACCGGAAAAACCCATACTACAGGCGGCCGCGAGAATGGCGCTGCAAAAAGCAGCGATGGGAATTTAACTGTAAAATTAACCACACCAGGGAAGGGCGATGGCACAAACCCCGAACAATTGTTTGCTGCGGGCTGGTCAGCCTGTTTCATTGGCGCCATGGGTATCGCCGCTAACAAAATGCGGATTCAATTACCTGCTGATACGGCCATCGATGCGGAAGTAGACCTGGGCACTGGCAGTGGTGGGTTTCTGTTACAGGCAAGGTTGAATGTAAGTTTGCCTGGTTTGGATGCGGAAGTTGCGCAACAATTGATAGAAACGGCGCATGCTACCTGTCCGTACTCAAAAGCCACCCGCGGAAATATTAATGTAACGATCAATTTGATTTAA
- a CDS encoding alpha/beta hydrolase, producing MKHLLLQPKRIYLLVCLSVSLLLLLAVHTMAEPAPGPVKNIVIVHGAFADGSGFKGLYRILTKKGYHVTIVQNPLTSLKDDVDATLRALDKQDGPTILVGHSWGGTVITEAGVHPKVAALVYISAFLPEAGETTGQLAMSLPMAGEGGILPPDDKGVVYFDRAKFHAGFAADLSQEEADFMSASQVPIFAACFGAPVTNAAWKTKPTYGIVATEDKALNPAIERNMYERAKAKITEIKGSHVVFISQPNAVANVIIDAANAQQ from the coding sequence ATGAAACACCTGTTATTACAACCCAAACGCATTTACTTACTGGTTTGCTTATCCGTATCACTGTTGCTGCTGTTGGCGGTTCATACCATGGCGGAGCCAGCACCCGGGCCTGTAAAAAATATCGTGATCGTGCATGGTGCTTTTGCAGACGGTTCAGGATTTAAAGGATTGTACAGGATCTTAACAAAGAAAGGGTATCACGTTACCATTGTTCAGAACCCGCTTACTTCACTGAAAGATGATGTAGACGCCACCCTGCGCGCACTCGATAAACAGGATGGTCCTACAATACTGGTTGGTCATTCCTGGGGAGGTACGGTAATTACAGAAGCAGGAGTACACCCGAAAGTAGCAGCCCTGGTTTACATCTCCGCGTTTTTACCTGAGGCAGGGGAAACCACCGGACAACTGGCGATGTCATTGCCGATGGCAGGCGAGGGCGGCATATTACCACCCGATGATAAAGGAGTGGTGTATTTTGACCGAGCAAAATTCCATGCAGGTTTTGCTGCCGATCTTAGTCAGGAAGAAGCGGATTTTATGAGCGCTTCACAAGTACCCATATTCGCAGCCTGCTTTGGTGCGCCTGTTACAAACGCCGCCTGGAAAACAAAACCGACCTATGGTATTGTAGCCACAGAAGACAAAGCCCTTAACCCGGCAATAGAGCGCAACATGTACGAACGCGCAAAAGCGAAGATTACCGAAATAAAAGGCAGTCACGTAGTATTCATATCACAACCCAATGCTGTAGCCAATGTAATTATTGACGCAGCCAACGCACAGCAATAA
- a CDS encoding YdeI/OmpD-associated family protein: protein MHKFRATIELIGINPFVFVPDSILKQIFIQAGKETGYIPIKGTVNNKAYKQTLIKYKGAWRLYINTTMLKKSPERIGERIELSVEFDPANRTIKPHPKLVKALKENTAAKKVFDSLPPSRKKEIVRYIANLKTPESVDRNIKRAIDFLTGSGNFVGRDKP, encoded by the coding sequence ATGCATAAATTCAGGGCCACTATAGAACTAATTGGAATTAACCCTTTTGTATTTGTGCCCGACAGCATATTAAAGCAAATTTTCATCCAGGCAGGAAAAGAAACCGGCTACATTCCCATCAAAGGAACGGTCAATAATAAAGCCTATAAACAAACGCTGATAAAATACAAAGGCGCGTGGCGGTTATACATTAACACTACCATGCTGAAGAAGTCGCCTGAAAGGATCGGGGAAAGAATTGAGCTTAGTGTTGAATTCGACCCGGCAAACAGAACTATAAAACCTCATCCCAAACTGGTAAAGGCATTGAAGGAAAATACCGCCGCTAAAAAAGTATTCGACAGCCTGCCTCCTTCCAGGAAGAAAGAAATAGTACGATACATCGCCAATTTAAAAACACCTGAAAGTGTAGACAGGAATATTAAAAGAGCTATCGATTTTTTAACCGGCAGTGGTAATTTTGTTGGAAGAGATAAACCTTAA
- a CDS encoding aspartate/glutamate racemase family protein gives MKTLGLIGGTGWVSTVDYYKLINELVNEKLGGVHAAKLILYSLNFGEIKSLLDINDWDSISRIYIDIAIKLKQAGADCIILAANTPHLIADKIKQAVQLPFIHIAEATAKAIKETGIKKVALLGTRFTMENSFYTDALAAKGISTLVPNEAERNYIHNSILNEMVKDVFTEASKATHIEIINRLISEGAEGVVYACTEIPILLKNTSIAVTTFDTTLIHAKAAVAFALD, from the coding sequence ATGAAAACACTCGGACTCATAGGCGGCACCGGTTGGGTATCTACCGTAGACTACTACAAACTCATCAACGAACTGGTTAATGAAAAGCTCGGTGGCGTTCATGCCGCAAAGCTGATCCTCTATTCACTTAACTTCGGAGAAATCAAATCCCTTCTAGACATAAACGACTGGGACAGCATCAGCCGCATTTATATAGACATTGCCATTAAACTAAAGCAAGCAGGTGCCGACTGTATTATACTGGCCGCCAACACCCCTCACCTGATCGCAGATAAAATAAAGCAGGCAGTACAGTTGCCTTTTATTCATATTGCAGAAGCAACAGCCAAAGCCATCAAAGAAACCGGCATTAAAAAGGTAGCGCTGCTTGGCACCAGGTTTACCATGGAAAATTCTTTTTACACAGATGCGCTTGCTGCAAAAGGTATTTCAACCCTGGTCCCCAATGAAGCGGAACGCAATTATATCCACAATAGCATCCTGAATGAAATGGTAAAAGATGTTTTTACTGAAGCCTCTAAAGCCACTCATATTGAAATCATCAACAGGCTAATTTCAGAAGGCGCCGAAGGCGTTGTGTACGCCTGTACGGAAATCCCGATTTTACTGAAAAACACCAGCATTGCCGTCACCACATTCGACACTACACTTATTCATGCAAAAGCAGCAGTAGCGTTTGCGCTTGATTAG
- a CDS encoding ATP-grasp domain-containing protein, which translates to MTKPILLIPEKTDPETEQVFEAWAKQGGEVKRLGKYWIEDEELAQQQIAIYGNQAFAFVLAQIYNVELISPDDTLIVRLDHTWTKRFIQLKQIDQLKESDFPVFIKPVIPKMFIAGIFQTLHDFKQAVSGLTDREEILVSTIVNNITAEARCYIKGNTVKDLALYEGAADLSTGRQFVSAFLEENKAGLPEVVVIDIAHSEDTGWFILEFNACWGAGLNSCEAENVIDCIIGATVNH; encoded by the coding sequence ATGACTAAGCCAATACTTTTAATCCCCGAAAAAACAGACCCCGAAACGGAACAGGTATTTGAAGCCTGGGCAAAACAAGGTGGGGAAGTAAAACGATTGGGAAAATACTGGATCGAAGACGAAGAATTAGCCCAGCAGCAAATTGCTATTTATGGTAACCAGGCATTTGCTTTTGTATTGGCGCAGATCTATAATGTTGAATTGATCTCGCCCGATGATACTTTGATTGTACGGCTTGACCATACATGGACAAAGCGCTTTATTCAATTAAAGCAAATAGATCAATTGAAAGAAAGCGACTTCCCCGTTTTTATTAAACCTGTTATTCCCAAAATGTTTATAGCAGGTATTTTTCAAACCCTGCATGATTTTAAACAGGCAGTCAGTGGGCTGACCGATAGGGAAGAAATATTAGTCTCAACTATTGTAAACAATATTACCGCGGAAGCAAGGTGTTATATAAAAGGTAACACCGTAAAAGATCTTGCTTTGTACGAAGGCGCAGCTGACTTATCAACCGGAAGACAATTTGTTTCTGCTTTTCTTGAGGAGAACAAAGCCGGTTTGCCGGAGGTGGTTGTTATTGATATTGCACATAGCGAAGATACCGGATGGTTTATTCTTGAGTTTAATGCGTGTTGGGGGGCAGGTTTAAATAGTTGTGAAGCGGAAAACGTTATCGATTGTATAATTGGTGCAACCGTAAACCACTAA
- a CDS encoding tetratricopeptide repeat protein: protein MKQFPRFLGMLLITSSAVSSTYAQTAETALTQWMEGNFKQAKNTAADAIAADKNNALAYLVHSGGLLFEFNATAAQADVEKAIKLSPNNALFQAQLAECYKAQSNMPQAKKQAEKAIGLLRSPKTGMEYFMRASMENIQGKPDEALADFTKALEMNPRYVRAYAKRAGLYFDKNQMDLAMADLSKAIDINARYGYPYYLRGLIYHNQQQYDQAIAEYTKNIKCDANSGDAYFNRAVIYRIQKKYDLAIADYNKVLELTPKDADVYGNRGNIYYDQQKYDLAMADYNKAIELNPAKASYYASRGNVYRTKQQIDLAVKDHNKAIELDPKYSYAYQTRGEDYYSSKEDDKAMVDFKRSVELDPHSSYGYLFMGFVHHNKQQYNDAIACYTKAIEYNPNNLDAYNNRAAVYDALGNTKQANLDRKKYSDLGGTITASGNSGKKILYPGSTFDPAVAKAALSRGLATIKGRACSKYDGLRFDAAGAKVILMPVTPYLDEWYKLREKKESKTTWVYMSDEAYKYRIEAVADAEGRFVFEGLKPGKYFVQVIHNFNQLKTAKVYNGSDTYQNGPVMQTTNYYYLQDYTVERSARFEKFVEIDEESETKKITLTSGLIKSCAL from the coding sequence ATGAAACAATTTCCCCGTTTTTTAGGAATGCTGTTGATTACCAGCAGCGCTGTCTCTTCTACGTATGCCCAAACAGCCGAAACGGCTTTAACGCAATGGATGGAGGGCAACTTTAAGCAAGCAAAAAACACGGCTGCTGACGCCATTGCCGCCGATAAAAACAATGCCCTGGCTTACCTGGTACATTCAGGAGGATTGCTGTTCGAGTTCAATGCAACGGCTGCACAGGCTGATGTGGAGAAGGCGATAAAGTTGAGTCCGAATAATGCTTTGTTTCAGGCACAACTGGCCGAATGTTACAAGGCGCAAAGCAATATGCCCCAGGCAAAGAAGCAGGCTGAAAAAGCGATCGGTTTATTACGCTCGCCAAAAACAGGAATGGAATACTTCATGCGTGCGTCCATGGAAAATATCCAGGGAAAACCCGATGAAGCCCTGGCCGATTTTACCAAAGCATTGGAGATGAACCCGCGCTATGTACGTGCCTATGCGAAACGCGCCGGTTTGTATTTTGATAAGAACCAAATGGACCTGGCAATGGCCGACCTGTCAAAAGCCATTGACATCAATGCCCGATATGGTTACCCGTATTACCTGCGCGGACTTATTTACCACAACCAGCAGCAATACGATCAGGCAATTGCAGAATATACAAAGAACATTAAGTGTGATGCGAATTCAGGCGATGCGTATTTTAACAGGGCGGTGATATACCGCATTCAGAAGAAATATGATCTGGCAATAGCCGATTACAACAAAGTGTTGGAGCTTACGCCGAAAGATGCAGATGTATATGGTAACCGCGGGAATATTTATTACGATCAGCAAAAGTACGACCTGGCGATGGCCGATTACAACAAGGCTATAGAACTGAATCCTGCAAAAGCCAGCTATTATGCGTCGAGAGGGAATGTATATCGCACCAAACAGCAAATTGACCTGGCGGTTAAAGATCATAATAAAGCCATTGAATTAGATCCTAAATACAGTTATGCGTACCAGACGCGCGGCGAAGATTACTACAGCTCAAAAGAAGACGATAAGGCTATGGTAGATTTTAAAAGATCAGTTGAACTGGATCCGCATTCTTCTTACGGTTATCTGTTCATGGGTTTTGTTCATCATAACAAGCAACAGTATAATGATGCTATTGCCTGTTACACAAAAGCCATTGAATACAATCCCAATAACCTGGATGCTTATAACAACCGCGCAGCAGTATACGATGCATTGGGCAATACCAAACAGGCTAACCTGGACCGGAAAAAATACAGCGACTTAGGAGGAACCATCACCGCCAGCGGTAACTCAGGAAAAAAGATCCTGTATCCCGGCAGCACGTTTGACCCTGCCGTAGCAAAGGCTGCCCTGAGCAGGGGGCTGGCTACTATTAAAGGCCGCGCCTGTTCAAAATACGATGGGCTGCGATTTGATGCTGCAGGCGCCAAAGTAATATTGATGCCGGTTACACCTTACCTGGACGAGTGGTACAAATTGCGGGAAAAGAAAGAGAGCAAAACAACCTGGGTGTATATGTCGGACGAAGCTTATAAATACCGCATAGAAGCAGTGGCCGATGCAGAAGGCCGTTTTGTGTTTGAAGGATTGAAGCCCGGTAAATATTTTGTTCAGGTGATCCATAACTTCAACCAGTTAAAGACGGCCAAAGTATATAACGGCTCAGATACCTACCAAAACGGTCCGGTAATGCAAACTACCAATTATTATTATCTGCAGGACTATACCGTTGAACGCAGCGCCCGGTTCGAGAAGTTTGTAGAGATAGATGAAGAGAGCGAAACCAAAAAGATCACCCTGACGAGTGGGTTGATAAAGAGTTGTGCGTTGTAA
- a CDS encoding phosphotransferase, translated as MENYPIIPGRGLVTPTSTKLRHDYLNELGYSIEHISTSGLLHGDIQNKIESYIGSVEIPIGLVGPLLHMADGREEWVYGGAATLEGALVASMNRGAKAASMSGGIKTRFIHQKMSRCPMFVFDKPEDAAMFYNWLPAKFQTIKREAEKHSNHAQLLSIEPIIVENVVHTRFYYRTGDASGQNMTTTCTWHALLFIVELFSKETGIVITNYVIEGNGSSDKKVSTYSVTKGRGVKVIAECHLEESLIVNVLRTTSDDIMNYFAPSVVLAKLDNMFGYNINVANTVAALFAATGQDLGSLHESSVGMLSIEKTNTGLYISLCLPTLVIGTVGGGTSVPKQKEVLELMKCYGKGKLERFAQLIAAFALSLEISTYAAIVSGAFAKSHEKLGRNKPVNWLTKSELNKNLLVEILGKLNPEFSSLTIGFEEQEMDNGIITNLTRKISKKLIGFFPFTAMDDKNNLSLLVKSKAMDQDVIKALHCLAASIDPVLSDLIYNYRNHTEYYNCHLKELFIYEDLHTKGFFVTPAYYGKKEDLQREIYLLITEYLPEQDMYLFNAENEPERWRPQDIENMIKNITTIHQHYHAASAQIPEHLFQQFDPASSAPLYEKLIAIIVKEEEDPVRVVQLQQLQGFLKDLTVRSEIDALPVCLIHNDFNPRNIAIRMNGEVCMYDWELAVKNIPHRDIVEFLAFVTSDPQDLNFLKKYLGLHAAAWGRDLSDAAWVRGYLYALKEFLVCRMTFYKASEILMKLKFPNRVLDNCFSMIEQLEKMCEG; from the coding sequence ATGGAAAATTACCCCATCATTCCCGGGCGGGGTTTGGTAACACCTACCTCTACCAAACTGCGCCATGATTATTTAAACGAGTTGGGATATTCCATTGAGCATATTTCCACTTCGGGCCTTTTGCATGGCGATATCCAGAATAAAATAGAGTCCTACATCGGTTCGGTTGAAATCCCTATTGGTTTGGTAGGACCGCTATTGCATATGGCCGATGGTAGGGAAGAATGGGTGTATGGCGGCGCGGCCACCCTGGAAGGCGCACTGGTAGCCAGTATGAACCGGGGCGCAAAAGCCGCCAGTATGAGCGGAGGTATTAAAACAAGGTTCATTCATCAGAAGATGAGCCGGTGTCCCATGTTTGTTTTTGATAAGCCGGAGGATGCAGCGATGTTCTATAACTGGTTGCCTGCAAAGTTTCAGACTATAAAAAGAGAGGCAGAAAAACATTCCAATCACGCACAGCTTTTATCCATTGAACCTATCATTGTTGAAAACGTGGTGCACACCCGGTTTTATTATCGCACGGGCGATGCTTCGGGACAAAACATGACTACCACCTGTACCTGGCACGCCTTGCTTTTTATTGTTGAACTGTTCAGTAAAGAAACCGGGATTGTCATCACTAATTACGTTATAGAAGGAAATGGTTCGTCCGATAAAAAAGTTTCCACCTATTCGGTTACCAAGGGCAGGGGCGTAAAAGTAATCGCAGAATGCCACTTAGAGGAGTCGCTTATTGTTAATGTATTGCGCACTACTTCCGACGATATCATGAACTACTTTGCGCCCTCTGTTGTGCTGGCCAAACTGGATAATATGTTTGGGTATAATATCAACGTGGCCAATACGGTTGCTGCCCTGTTTGCTGCTACCGGTCAGGATCTGGGGTCGTTACACGAATCATCGGTGGGAATGCTGTCTATAGAGAAAACAAATACGGGCTTGTATATTTCACTTTGTTTGCCCACGTTGGTAATAGGTACAGTTGGAGGCGGCACTTCAGTACCTAAACAAAAAGAAGTGCTGGAGTTGATGAAATGTTACGGGAAAGGAAAGCTGGAACGGTTCGCCCAATTGATAGCGGCATTTGCGTTGTCGTTGGAGATTTCTACCTATGCGGCGATTGTAAGCGGCGCCTTTGCCAAGTCGCACGAAAAATTAGGCCGGAACAAACCGGTGAACTGGCTTACCAAATCGGAGCTTAATAAAAACCTGCTTGTTGAAATACTTGGGAAGCTGAACCCCGAATTCAGCTCCCTGACCATTGGTTTTGAAGAACAGGAAATGGATAATGGCATAATTACCAACCTTACGCGAAAGATCAGTAAAAAGCTGATCGGCTTTTTCCCGTTTACTGCAATGGATGACAAGAACAATCTATCCCTGCTGGTAAAATCAAAGGCCATGGACCAGGATGTGATCAAGGCCTTGCACTGCCTGGCTGCTTCCATTGATCCTGTTTTGTCTGACCTGATCTACAATTACCGCAATCATACCGAATATTACAATTGTCACCTGAAGGAGCTTTTTATTTACGAGGACCTGCATACGAAAGGATTTTTTGTTACGCCAGCTTATTATGGTAAGAAAGAAGATTTGCAGCGGGAAATATATTTGTTGATCACCGAGTACCTGCCCGAACAGGATATGTACCTTTTTAATGCCGAGAATGAACCAGAAAGGTGGCGGCCGCAGGATATTGAGAACATGATTAAGAATATTACCACCATTCATCAACATTATCATGCAGCATCCGCACAAATTCCTGAACATCTCTTTCAACAGTTTGACCCGGCTTCGTCGGCCCCGCTTTATGAGAAACTGATAGCTATCATTGTAAAAGAAGAAGAGGATCCTGTGCGGGTAGTTCAGCTTCAGCAGTTGCAGGGATTTTTGAAAGATCTTACAGTACGCAGTGAAATCGATGCTTTGCCTGTTTGCCTTATTCACAATGATTTTAATCCAAGGAACATAGCCATTCGTATGAATGGTGAAGTGTGTATGTATGATTGGGAGCTGGCGGTAAAGAATATTCCCCATCGGGATATTGTTGAATTCCTGGCTTTCGTAACAAGCGATCCGCAGGACCTAAACTTCCTGAAAAAGTATCTTGGTTTGCATGCGGCTGCCTGGGGCAGAGACCTTTCTGATGCAGCGTGGGTGAGGGGCTACTTATATGCCTTAAAAGAATTCCTGGTCTGCAGGATGACCTTTTATAAAGCATCGGAAATCCTGATGAAATTGAAATTTCCCAACCGGGTGCTGGATAATTGTTTTTCGATGATTGAACAATTGGAAAAAATGTGCGAAGGGTAA
- a CDS encoding SNF2-related protein: MQKELFDHDYNRNWPAQDKFPINEETQGAQVNNILKKDILNTKNFIVVTGFTSLSHIVETFGATDHPNLQKARIVVGFDIDQRISKRIVSHSLPAEIKEFWVKQGVSIKLCSAKINIIEKINKQLIDFRFKKRLHAKLYVGDRYAMLGSSNFSKSGLLHQREANIRVGNETDLTEKLQYDSIKLLAENYYELSDDFNKEIIDLLNSLLKDAIWEEALARAIAEIKENKWMKDFPILYQSIVNTELWPSQKMAIARAMSIIQDQGNVLLADPTGSGKTKLATTLAYTLFHWLGENGRKDRSNALVIAPKQVCENWEAEGSRFSLLNKIESMGKLSNSKGKSIEKLQREIEKVDILLIDEAHHYHNWKSKRSLRLRPKRSSHIILSTATPINKRAEDLLRLIELLDIDNLSDPDLESYILLRNSKYGLVDDKHLDRLRDYINQFIVRRTKKELNKLIANEPHFYKNRNGHLCKYPKTISDIYSTGETPRDRQIAREIHQLLIGLKGINYLQKLTIPVYYANEDQKRQYIVQRFNSAPALAAFEIKSSLRSSNVALFEYLYGSDAANLHYNIHSSKSKTGNLLGTIQRCKINVPKILFPPSWLQSEHHWILNKESYIEACENESSIYNKIGALCKELSGQRELHKAKMLLQKANEFGKVIAFDSTVITLDYLDYLLKIEKTDTEVIVATGQNERNRRLVQENLSNLKFDSQDKLIALCSDAMSEGINLPSAKALALLDMPSVLRIIEQRIGRLERMDSEHDRIYAFWPDDSVEFSLNGDRKIIETLLLTDRLIRGNVDIPQKLYDKYLKSGFDIKKYIKTFHEYSQEESDWQGVKDSTQNINNLIYGKNALIDKKTYELYMDIDATVKSAISFLESECSWSFFCFRGTSTRSPKWLFIDETSKTFTDFSIIAEKLEIYLKRTDIIQRKWNDVNTDLEINSVIRKLRMVEKSLLPNKKKRALNVAERLLKQYLSHEKDITIARRELIQKLLNILSHKISDNSIVDFDRFADSWLVVLQPIIDMKRSKQLSRRKVITLKDLTIKDVTLSNEELSEIYEGCQTATGLDEMISACIISVKKS; the protein is encoded by the coding sequence ATGCAAAAAGAACTATTCGACCACGACTACAACCGGAACTGGCCCGCACAAGATAAATTTCCTATTAATGAAGAAACCCAGGGCGCTCAGGTTAATAATATCCTTAAAAAGGATATTTTAAATACAAAAAACTTCATTGTTGTTACTGGATTTACCTCGTTGTCACATATCGTAGAAACATTTGGTGCGACTGATCATCCCAATCTTCAGAAAGCGAGAATTGTCGTAGGATTTGACATTGACCAAAGAATAAGTAAAAGAATTGTGAGTCACTCCCTGCCGGCAGAAATAAAGGAATTCTGGGTTAAACAAGGAGTTAGTATTAAGCTGTGTAGCGCCAAGATTAATATAATAGAAAAAATCAATAAACAGCTGATCGATTTTAGATTTAAGAAAAGGCTCCATGCGAAATTATATGTAGGAGATCGATATGCAATGCTCGGTTCTTCTAATTTTAGTAAATCGGGATTGCTCCATCAAAGAGAAGCCAATATACGCGTAGGAAATGAGACGGATCTGACTGAAAAATTACAATACGATTCAATAAAACTGCTTGCTGAAAATTATTATGAACTTTCAGATGATTTCAATAAAGAGATAATTGATCTGCTCAATAGCCTTCTTAAAGATGCCATTTGGGAAGAAGCACTCGCCAGAGCGATTGCGGAAATAAAGGAAAATAAGTGGATGAAAGATTTTCCTATCCTTTACCAGTCAATTGTAAACACTGAACTATGGCCTTCCCAAAAGATGGCAATTGCAAGGGCAATGAGTATAATTCAAGACCAGGGTAATGTGCTGCTTGCCGACCCAACGGGTAGCGGAAAAACCAAATTAGCAACAACCTTAGCTTATACGCTTTTTCACTGGCTTGGCGAAAATGGTCGAAAAGACCGTTCAAATGCGCTGGTAATTGCACCTAAACAGGTATGTGAAAACTGGGAAGCAGAAGGTAGTAGATTCTCTCTTTTAAATAAGATTGAATCTATGGGTAAATTGAGTAACAGCAAAGGAAAAAGCATTGAGAAGTTACAACGGGAAATTGAAAAGGTTGACATCCTGTTAATAGATGAAGCGCATCACTACCACAATTGGAAAAGTAAGCGCAGCCTCCGTCTACGTCCTAAAAGATCATCACATATTATCCTATCAACAGCTACGCCAATCAATAAACGAGCCGAGGACTTACTTCGCCTGATCGAATTATTAGACATCGATAACTTAAGTGATCCCGACTTGGAAAGTTATATACTATTACGAAATAGTAAATATGGGCTAGTTGATGACAAGCATTTGGATCGATTGAGGGATTATATAAATCAGTTTATTGTAAGAAGGACAAAAAAAGAATTAAACAAACTAATTGCAAATGAACCCCATTTCTACAAAAACAGAAACGGACATCTTTGTAAGTATCCTAAAACGATATCAGATATCTATTCAACCGGAGAAACTCCACGAGATAGACAAATTGCAAGAGAAATACACCAATTGCTTATTGGCTTAAAAGGGATAAACTACCTGCAAAAACTGACTATTCCCGTTTACTATGCAAACGAAGACCAAAAAAGACAATACATAGTCCAAAGATTCAATTCCGCTCCAGCCCTTGCAGCCTTTGAGATTAAATCCTCTTTACGATCATCAAACGTCGCACTTTTCGAGTATCTATATGGCTCGGACGCAGCAAATCTTCACTACAATATACACTCATCAAAATCCAAAACGGGAAATCTATTAGGTACGATTCAGAGATGCAAAATAAATGTCCCAAAAATTCTATTCCCCCCAAGCTGGCTACAATCTGAGCATCACTGGATCCTGAATAAAGAGTCATATATTGAAGCCTGCGAAAATGAATCTTCTATATACAATAAAATTGGAGCTCTTTGTAAAGAACTTTCCGGTCAGCGCGAATTACATAAAGCAAAAATGCTCCTTCAAAAAGCGAATGAATTTGGGAAAGTGATTGCCTTCGATTCCACTGTAATAACGTTGGATTATTTGGACTATTTGCTAAAAATAGAGAAAACTGATACGGAAGTTATTGTCGCAACCGGGCAAAATGAAAGAAATCGAAGGCTTGTCCAGGAAAATCTATCAAACTTAAAATTTGATTCCCAGGATAAACTAATTGCGTTGTGTTCCGACGCAATGTCAGAAGGAATAAACCTACCATCAGCAAAAGCATTGGCACTTCTTGACATGCCTAGCGTTTTACGAATAATCGAACAACGAATTGGCAGGCTTGAAAGAATGGATAGCGAGCACGACAGAATCTATGCTTTCTGGCCAGATGACTCAGTTGAATTCTCTTTAAACGGTGATAGAAAGATAATTGAAACTTTGCTCCTTACCGATAGGCTAATAAGAGGAAATGTAGATATCCCCCAAAAACTCTATGATAAATATCTGAAAAGTGGATTTGACATCAAAAAATATATCAAAACCTTTCATGAATATTCGCAGGAAGAATCCGATTGGCAGGGCGTGAAGGACAGCACACAAAATATAAATAACCTCATATACGGAAAAAATGCACTAATAGATAAAAAAACCTATGAGTTGTACATGGACATTGACGCTACTGTAAAGAGTGCTATTAGTTTTTTAGAATCCGAATGCTCGTGGAGTTTCTTTTGTTTCAGAGGCACGTCAACGAGAAGCCCTAAATGGCTTTTTATTGATGAAACCAGCAAAACTTTCACTGATTTTTCGATCATCGCTGAAAAGCTGGAAATATACTTAAAGAGAACTGATATTATCCAACGAAAATGGAACGATGTCAATACAGATCTTGAAATAAATTCAGTTATTCGAAAATTGAGAATGGTCGAAAAATCATTACTTCCAAATAAGAAAAAACGTGCGCTCAATGTGGCGGAGAGACTTTTAAAACAATACCTGTCTCACGAAAAAGATATAACCATCGCAAGGCGGGAATTAATACAGAAACTTTTAAATATATTAAGTCATAAAATAAGTGATAATTCAATCGTCGATTTCGACCGGTTCGCTGACAGTTGGCTAGTTGTATTGCAACCTATCATTGATATGAAAAGAAGCAAACAGCTCAGTCGTCGCAAAGTAATTACGCTTAAAGATTTAACAATAAAAGATGTGACGCTATCCAACGAGGAGCTATCCGAAATATACGAAGGTTGCCAAACAGCCACAGGACTTGATGAAATGATTTCAGCTTGCATTATTTCAGTAAAGAAATCCTAA